One genomic segment of Helianthus annuus cultivar XRQ/B chromosome 14, HanXRQr2.0-SUNRISE, whole genome shotgun sequence includes these proteins:
- the LOC110904108 gene encoding uncharacterized protein LOC110904108, which translates to MSEKKKRGVSKCKKKLSNPDQSKVDFNEKGIAIGKNAGNFMSWIGVECKRKIPYDKRARKVNPKKYEDIWEYAKQIWDIPNDLGKKKTLEKGKKIMRQFRYELRKKYIYKEESSNKEKGETPFEDYDYLDGEPWKSFVASVDTEEWKKISEKAKKSVKENINPACVGRCGFVGLEPHIESRWNQLVSSYPHLDAIEHPSSIRNTVSKARLNPVTKLYELRENLISNGDLTGLLELLDKKEKQKQPKDDGSYSTKKNKSEAVETTPGEILGSPGMGLAAGSSSEILSIKKCELLHLDDQGALKVVAIGRVHPTDDRVVHGCPIIDGFVKVQIDRVVEGCGSTRLLPESCIYGEIELLKDAKGSFIQWPVKLIKILNKDSSQTVEPCHHFMSTPYRPQFEATPADQQQAIPNERNEYQIYSYALQDDETFNQLFSENTTAEHVSFRKPTEPVHAYQHTKPVIANQPTKIVHGNQSTEPIRDCQHTKPIVAASKPSIEKIKVSKEKIKVLELLEMARSRPQNIYRLAQKVALHSEKALFTVFTSPTGMYEERVQETVEFEAVIQLCVNGWADVCFVHWFTMYLYAAGEREGLNNTAYFHPRYIEGELVSDDGDFVIDHIKKVISFHKDKQWFIAPYIAGKHWVLIILQHHPVYKTWKGYIFDSRKGKDDDDLSCYEITTLFEQAIEENMTWAKVKCRLQPNGWECGYCVMLAMYDFVIRNREHMLANKTKMVRQGEIDEFVERTLKVFISSFGDVEDEKDQ; encoded by the exons ATGTCGGAAAAGAAAAAGAGGGGAGTTTCTAAATGCAAAAAGAAGCTTTCAAATCCGGATCAATCTAAAGTTGATTTCAATGAGAAGGGTATAGCGATCGGTAAGAATGCAGGGAACTTTATGTCTTGGATTGGTGTCGAATGTAAACGAAAGATCCCGTACGATAAACGTGCCAGAAAAGTAAACCCTAAAAAATACGAAGATATTTGGGAATACGCTAAG CAAATTTGGGATATTCCTAACGACCTcgggaaaaaaaaaactttagaaAAGGGGAAGAAGATAATGAGGCAGTTTCGTTACgaacttagaaaaaaatatatttataaagaAGAATCTTCCAATAAAGAGAAAGGCGAAACTCCCTTTGAAGATTACGATTATCTAGACGGGGAACCATGGAAGTCTTTCGTTGCAAGTGTTGATACCGAAGAGTGGAAG AAAATAAGTGAAAAAGCAAAGAAGAGCGTAAAAGAAAACATTAACCCCGCGTGTGTAGGGAGATGTGGTTTTGTTGGACTGGAGCCCCACATTGAAAGTAGATGGAATCAACTTGTTTCAAGCTATCCACATTTAGATGCTATTGAACATCCTAGCTCTATAAGGAATACAGTAAGTAAAGCACGTCTTAATCCGGTCACAAAGCTATATGAACTTAGAGAAAACCTTATATCAAATGGTGATTTGACAGGATTACTTGAATTATTG gataaaaaagaaaaacaaaaacaaccGAAGGATGATGGATCTTATTCCACAAAGAAAAACAAGAGCGAGGCTGTAGAGACAACGCCTGGGGAGATCCTTGGTAGTCCTGGCATGGGCCTTGCAGCCGGTAGTTCGTCAGAAATCTTG TCTATTAAAAAATGTGAACTTCTGCATCTTGACGACCAAGGTGCTCTTAAGGTTGTAGCAATTGGCCGTGTTCATCCTACAGATGATAGGGTTGTACATGGATGCCCAATAATAGATGGTTTCGTCAAAGTTCAAATAGATAGAGTTGTAGAAGGTTGCGGATCAACTCGTCTTTTGCCAGAGTCATGTATTTATGGGGAAATAGAACTTTTGAAAGATGCGAAAGGAAGTTTTATTCAATGGCCCGTTAAATTAATAAAG ATTTTGAACAAAGACTCTTCTCAAACTGTAGAACCATGTCACCATTTTATGAGTACACCTTATAGGCCACAG TTTGAGGCAACTCCTGCTGACCAACAACAAGCGATTCCAAATGAAAGAAACGAGTATCAAATATACTCTTATGCACTACAAGATGATGAGACTTTTAATCAATTG TTTTCTGAGAATACAACAGCCGAGCATGTTTCTTTTCGTAAACCTACTGAGCCTGTCCATGCTTATCAACATACCAAGCCCGTTATTGCTAATCAACCTACGAAGATCGTTCATGGTAATCAATCTACCGAGCCCATTCGTGATTGTCAGCATACTAAACCGATTGTTGCTGCTTCTAAACCTTCAATAGAAAAAATAAAAGtatcaaaagaaaaaataaaagtaTTAGAACTTTTAGAAATGGCGAGATCCAGGCCTCAAAACATATATAGATTAGCACAAAAAGTGGCACTTCATTCTGAAAAAGCCTTGTTTACGGTTTTTACTTCGCCAACTGGGATGTATGAGGAACGTGTTCAAGAGACGGTTGAATTTGAGGCGGTTATACAGTTATGTGTCAACGGTTGGGCGGATGTTTGCTTTGTGCATTGGTTCACAAT GTATTTATATGCAGCTGGGGAACGGGAGGGTTTAAATAATACTGCATATTTTCATCCCCGTTATATTGAAGGTGAACTTGTCTCAGATGATGGTGACTTTGTGATTGACCATATCAAAAAGGTCATCTCCTTTCATAAGGACAAACAATGGTTTATTGCACCGTACATAGCCGG GAAACACTGGGTACTAATTATACTTCAACATCACCCGGTATATAAAACTTGGAAGGGTTACATATTTGATTCACGTAAaggtaaagatgatgatgatttgtcATGTTACGAGATTACAACATTATTCGAACAGGCCATAGAAGAAAATATGACGTGGGCTAAGGTTAAA TGTCGTCTACAACCTAATGGATGGGAGTGCGGTTATTGTGTTATGTTGGCTATGTATGATTTTGTGATTCGTAACAGAGAACATATG CTGgcaaataaaactaaaatggTTCGTCAAGGTGAAATTGATGAATTTGTAGAGCGTACTTTAAAGGTGTTTATATCATCTTTTGGTGATGTTGAGGATGAGAAGGATCAATGA